One segment of Sesamum indicum cultivar Zhongzhi No. 13 linkage group LG4, S_indicum_v1.0, whole genome shotgun sequence DNA contains the following:
- the LOC105159863 gene encoding uncharacterized protein LOC105159863, with translation MDSRRRQKWDNYRRSQNKRPPRGTCSWQPTVPSWEKEFCKVVGSLDWETLLQMKRFMHLYENVIKWNDSAGEEALSNAKKRFWAEINGLPCDISLPDPDLYIDKIDWDSEVDPKMQADIEFEPMISKADEDHDPVVIFGDSLLPNREYSVTGWGDDEENFKVPAKSSSANHGDPWEQNWGNSFDNGAATGWSDYCNNAWKLGDGSGPTGYISWDAGGWSNNRSLNCANNNVTYERRPDIEHEIAGAEQATWNDNKLTRVNTNRYVSSDRKLRVQGNERYMNYKSTNENGRHKAAYWGQRTVTDKRRNSREWNSFGSCRPVSHRAAISVGQTWNQ, from the exons ATGGACAGTCGGAGGAGGCAAAAGTGGGATAATTATAGAAGATCACAGAACAAGAGGCCACCACGCGGAACGT GTAGTTGGCAGCCCACCGTGCCTTCATGGGAGAAAGAATTTTGCAAAGTGGTTGGCTCACTGGACTGGGAAACATTATTGCAGATGAAGAGGTTTATGCACCtgtatgaaaatgtgattaaGTGGAACGACTCTGCAGGGGAAGAGGCACTCTCCAATGCCAAGAAGCGTTTCTGGGCTGAAATCAACGGCCTTCCTTGTGACATATCATTGCCTGACCCTGATCTTTATATCGACAAAATAGACTGGGATTCAGAAGTTGATCCCAAGATGCAGGCAGACATTGAGTTCGAACCTATGATCTCTAAAGCAGACGAAGACCATGATCCTGTTGTCATTTTTGGCGATTCTCTCCTCCCAAACCGAGAATACTCTGTCACAGGCTGGGGCGACGATGAAGAGAACTTCAAAGTTCCAGCTAAATCTTCATCAGCTAATCATGGTGATCCTTGGGAGCAAAACTGGGGCAATTCATTTGATAATGGGGCTGCAACTGGATGGtcagattattgtaataatgcaTGGAAATTAGGTGACGGAAGTGGACCCACCGGATATATTTCATGGGATGCAGGTGGGTGGAGTAATAACAGGTCTTTGAACTGCGCCAATAATAATGTGACTTACGAACGACGACCAGATATCGAACATGAGATAGCTGGTGCAGAACAAGCCACATGGAATGACAACAAACTTACGAGGGTCAATACGAATAGATATGTGTCAAGTGACAGGAAGTTGAGAGTTCAAGGGAATGAGCgttatatgaattataaatCAACCAACGAAAATGGACGCCATAAAGCAGCATATTGGGGACAGCGAACAGTTACAGACAAAAGACGCAATTCTCGAGAGTGGAATTCGTTTGGTTCGTGTAGACCTGTCAGTCACCGTGCCGCAATATCAGTTGGACAAACATGGAACCAGTAG
- the LOC105159865 gene encoding U4/U6 small nuclear ribonucleoprotein PRP4-like protein, which translates to MDIDEENTVSSSAVEPSVPLAGNETVVSSVDAISLQPVQPVIPPIIPTPVIPPIAPIPPLPVPRPLAPLPVRPPLVRPPLQQNGGTTDSDSDQEESGSNRAAAGSTQEYEISEESRQVRERQEKAVQELLMKRRAAALAVPTNDNAVRARLRRLGEPITLFGEREMERRDRLRTLMAKLDSEGQLEKLMKAHEDEEAAAKVTPSEPEEDIQYPFYTEGSQALLEARREIAKYSIVKSALRLHRARRKRDDPDEDLDAEVDWSLKQAANLVLECSEIGDDRPLSGCSISHDGKMLATCSLSGVTKLWSMPEVNKVSALKGHTERATDVAFSPTSYLLATASADRTARLWNVEGSVLRTFEGHLDRLARISFHPSGKYLGTASFDKTWRLWDVETGEELLLQEGHSRSIYGISFHHDGSLAASCGLDSLARVWDLRSGRSILALEGHVKPVLGVSFSPNGYHLATGGEDNTCRIWDLRKRKSLYIIPAHSNLISQVKFEPQEGYFLVTASYDMTARVWSSRDFKPVRTLSGHESKVTSLDVVGDGQYIATVSHDRTIKLWSSREAEKDKAMEVD; encoded by the exons ATGGACATAGATGAGGAAAATACTGTCTCCTCCTCAGCTGTTGAGCCTTCCGTTCCGCTTGCTGGTAATGAAACTGTGGTTTCTTCAGTTGATGCAATCTCACTTCAGCCAGTTCAACCTGTAATTCCGCCAATCATTCCAACCCCGGTCATACCTCCTATTGCCCCAATACCTCCGCTCCCAGTTCCAAGACCATTGGCACCGCTGCCTGTCCGACCTCCACTCGTCAGGCCTCCTCTACAACAGAATGGAGGAACTACTGATTCTGATTCTGATCAGGAAGAGTCAGGTTCGAACCGTGCTGCTGCAGGCTCGACTCAGGAATATGAGATTTCAGAAGAAAGCAGACAGGTTAGGGAGAGGCAGGAGAAAGCGGTGCAGGAACTTCTGATGAAGCGACGAGCGGCTGCCTTGGCAGTTCCGACTAATGATAATGCTGTCCGAGCTAGGCTTCGACGGCTTGGTGAACCTATAACTCTTTTTGGAGAGAGGGAAATGGAGAGACGTGATCGACTCCGGACGCTTATGGCAAAACTTGATTCTGAAGGCCAGTTGGAAAAGCTGATGAAGGCTCATGAGGATGAAGAAGCTGCAGCTAAGGTGACACCTTCAGAACCTGAAGAAGATATTCAGTATCCCTTTTATACTGAAGGTTCACAAGCATTACTAGAAGCCCGTCGAGAGATTGCAAAGTATTCTATTGTGAAGTCAGCATTACGCCTCCATCGTGCAAGGAGGAAAAGGGATGACCCAGATGAGGATTTGGATGCAGAAGTAGATTGGTCTCTGAAGCAGGCTGCAAACCTGGTCCTAGAATGCAGCGAGATTGGTGATGATCGGCCCCTTTCAGGGTGCTCAATTTCACATGATGGAAAGATGCTTGCCACCTG TTCTTTAAGTGGAGTAACCAAGTTGTGGAGCATGCCTGAAGTAAACAAGGTTTCCGCACTGAAGGGGCATACTGAACGAGCTACAGATGTTGCGTTCTCTCCCACCAGTTACCTATTGGCTACTGCTTCTGCGGACAGGACTGCAAGACTATGGAATGTGGAGGGGTCGGTCCTGAGAACATTTGAGGGCCATTTGGATCGTCTTGCTCGGATTTCCTTCCATCCATCTGGAAAGTACCTTGGTACAGCTAGCTTTGACAAGACTTGGAGGTTATGGGATGTAGAGACTGGTGAAGAGTTGCTTCTCCAAGAAGGTCATAGTAGGAGTATATATGGAATATCTTTTCATCATGATGGCTCCTTAGCAGCTTCTTGCGGACTGGATTCTCTTGCTCGTGTGTGGGACCTGAGATCCGGCAGAAGTATTCTTGCTCTGGAAGGCCATGTGAAGCCT GTTCTTGGTGTTAGTTTTTCTCCGAATGGTTATCATTTGGCTACTGGAGGTGAAGACAATACTTGCAGGATATGGGACTTGAGGAAGAGAAAATCGTTGTACATAATACCTGCTCATTCTAACCTTATTTCTCAAGTCAAATTTGAACCCCAGGAGGGATACTTTTTGGTTACAGCGTCGTATGATATGACTGCTAGG GTGTGGTCTTCAAGAGATTTTAAGCCTGTAAGGACTTTATCTGGTCATGAATCGAAAGTTACATCACTGGATGTTGTTGGAG